From the Planctomycetota bacterium genome, the window GCCGCCGACTGCGGTGACGCGCCGTGCTGGGGCGGCTGAACAGCACACAGCTTTTGAACCCGTGTTGGCCGCGTCCGCTTTCGGACGCGGCCTTCTTTGTCGTTACACGTCGTGCAGCTTTGCCCCGACGGTGTGGACGACGACGCCGTTCATCGCGCCGGGGGTACCCATGCTCGCGCCGGCGACGATGACGGTGCGGTCGCCGTTGGCGGCGAGGTCGTGGCTGATCAGCAACTCGTCGATGCAACCCACGAGCGTCCGCAAGTCCGGCGGGGCGGGCATCTCGATCGGCAACGTGCCGAAGTGCAACGCCATTTGCCGCAGCGTGCGGTGGTTGCTCGAAAGCGCGACGAGCGGGACGGGCAGGCGGTGCTTGGAGAAGATGCGGGCCGTGTCGCCGGTCTGGCTGTAGACGACCACGAGCTTGGGGCCGAGTTCCTTGACCAACTGCCGAACGCCCGAAGCGATTGCGTTGCTCAAACGCATGGCACGAACGTTCGGTCGGGCGCTGGTGTCGAGCTCGGGGTTGTCGATCAGGTAACGCTCGGTCTGCTCGGCGACGCGGTTCATCACGTGTACTGCACCGATGGGAAACTTGCCGACGCTCGTCTCGCCGCTGAGCATGACCGCGTCGGCGCCGTCGAAGATCGCGTTGGCCACGTCGCTGACTTCAGCGCGTGTCGGCGATGCGTTCTCGATCATGCTTTGCAGCATCTGCGTCGCCACGATGACCGGTTTCCCCGCCGTCTGGCACTTGCGGATCAGGTCTTTCTGGATGATCGGCACACGGGCGACATCGACCTCGACGCCGAGATCGCCACGGGCGATCATCAGCGCGTCGGAGGCCGCGATAATGGCGTCGATCTGTTCGAGCGCCTCGCCTTTCTCGATTTTGGCGACGAGGTCGATCGGCGAGTTGTTGTACTGGAGATGCTCGCGGAGCTGTTGCAGTTCGTTGGGCTGTCGGACGAAGCTCAACGCGAGGAAGTCCAACTCGTTCTTAATGGCCCACTCGACGCACTGCCAGTCATAGTCGGTGATGCTCGGCAGGTTCAGGTCGGTGGCAGGTAGGTTGATGCCCTTGCGGCTCTTGAGCCGACCGCCGACGTTGCACTGCAGGTGCAGTGCGTTGGCCGACTGATCGATGCAAATGAACCGCAGCAAGCCGTCTTCGATGAGCACGCGATGGCCGACATGGATGTCGTCGATGAGTTGCGGATAGGTGCAACTGGCGCGGATGGTATTGTCGTCCTCGCGATCGCCGAGGATGTCCTGCCGTTGGAGGATGAGCGTGTCGCCGACGTTGATCTGGACGCCGCTGTCATCGCCGTCGGTGTCGCGGACTTGGCCGAGGCGGATCTTGGGTCCGCACAAATCGCCGAGGACCGCGACGGGCCGATCGTGTCGGGCGGCTGCTTCGCGGACGTTGCGGAGGATTTGGAGATGATCGTCGAGCGTGCCGTGGGAGAAGTTGAGCCGCACTAGGTCCGCGCCGGCCTTGAACAGGTCGAGCAGGGTGTCGACGTCGGATGTCGCCGGGCCGAGCGTGGCGAGGACTTTGGTGCGGGTCACGCCGGTAGCGTAGCGGCTTGCCGTCGGACTCAAACCGGCGAAATTCGCCGTCGCCGAACCAACGTCAGCGGCACGGCCAGTGCGGCAAAACCGATCACCGCCGGCTCGGGCACCGCCGCCCGCCGTCGGTCGGGGTCGACCACGAGGAAGTTGTCGAACACGATCCGGCTGTCGTTGTCCGGTGCCCAGGTGTCATCGCCGCCGCCGAAGAACGTGCTGAAATAGACGTTGTCGATCATCACGCCGTTGACTGTTCGGAATCGCAGGCCCGTCACATGCAGCGCCCGTTCGCCATCGAGCCAGCTCTCGATCTCACCGTCGGCTTCGCCGGGCGTGTTGAGCTTGACGCGGGTCCTGAAGTCGTACCAGCGATCGGTCTCGAGCAACACGTCCTCGCCGTCGAGTTGCCAGGTGAAGTCTTCGCCAAACCCGCCGGGGGTGTCCATGTGGTAGACATACTGAACGAGCTTGCCGCCGGTGCGCCACATCATGCGGGCGGTGAAGCCGTTGGTGCCGTCGGCCGCGTTACCGCCGGACGCCTGCCAGCCGCTTGCAAGGCCGGGGAGCTTGCCACCCTTTTGCCAGTCGAACCCGTCGCGGAACATGGCGGAATAGCTGAAGACCAACTCGTCATAGACCGCGCCGTCGGCGAACTGCAGCGGTGCCTGCCCGCCGCCCTGGCCCGGGCCGAACGTGCCCTGCGGGTAGAACATCTCCAACCCGTGGCCCTTTCGGCCATCGTCGACAATCGTCGCCCGACCTTCATTGAAACCTTGCGTCCACGGCACCTCGGGGAACGCCGATCGCATTTCCGCGTCGGTGTACTGACCGAGCCCCGCATCGGAAAAATCCTGGCTCAACAGGACATCTCCGGAAGCGGTTCGGTTTCCGCCGGCGAGCAAAATCAGTGACAAGATCGCGAGTTGGGGGCATCGCATGTCGCAAGCTTACCACATCACGGCCAAGTTTCGTGCTCACGTCAGGTCGTTCTCGAACAACTCGACAACGACGCCGTCGGGCGCCGTGAAAAATGCGATGCGGATCGGTACCTGCGATGGCGAGGCCTTGGCCGCGTTGTCGATGTTCACATCGGCCCGTTCCATCAGCACCCGGCAGCCGGCCGCGCGGGCCTTTTCGAGCATCTCGTCCAGGCCGACGCACCGTAGCGCGACGTGAGCGAGTGCTTCGTCGTTCTTCCAGTTGTCACCACGGTCGGGCGCGTCGGGCGTTTGGAAGAACTCGAGATAGTTGCCGTCGCCGGTATCGAGCATGACGGCCGGCTTGTCGCCCGCAGTCCATCGGAGCTTTTCGGCGAAGCCGAACGTGTCGGTCCAGAACTTCACGGACGCGTCGATGTTCTTGACGAAGACCGCGACGTGATGGAGGCCGGTGATGCGCGAGTGGGGCATGGTCGGAGGGTAGCGGTCAGTCGACCGGCTCGCCGAGATGGGAAAGCTGCGTGTGCGCGATGCCGTTGGCTTTGAGGGCGGCCCGGAGTTGCTCAATGTGGTCGGCGTCGTAGGTTTCGAGGGTGAGGGCGATGTCGACGCGACCGATGTCTGGTGGGCCGAAGCTGCGGTCGTGTTGCACGTCCTTCACGCTCACGCCGACCTCGCCGAGGATGTTGAGCAGCTTCGCGAGGCTGCCCGGTCGGTCGGAGGTCCGGCACACGAAGCGGCAGAGTCGGCCATCGGCGGCAAGGCCACGCTCGATCACGCGGGCCAGTACCGATGCATCGACGTTTCCGCCGCACAGCAGGATCACCACGGTTCTGCCGGCAAGCTCCTCGCACAGCGGGCCGGTCAGCGCTGCCAGCGATGTTGCCGCCGCGCCCTCGACGACGGCCTTCTCCTTTTCCATCAACTGCAACACCGCGCGTGCCGTTTGCGCTTCGTCGACGGAAACGACTTGGTCGACGACGCCTTTACAGATGTCGTAGTTGAGTTGACCGAGCTGTGCGATCGCGAGGCCGTCGGCGATGGTGGGGGTGACCTCGACCGGCGTCGGCCCGCCATGGGCGAGGGCGGCCTGCAATGTCGGCGCACTGTCCGCCTCGACGCCGATCAACCGGCAGTTCGGCGCGAGCGCCTTCATCACCAAGCCGACACCGCTGATCAGTCCGCCGCCGCCGACCGGCACGATCACCGCATCCGGCTCGGGCACGTCTTCGAGAATTTCCAGCGCCGTCGTCCCAGCACCCGCCACGATAGCCGGGTCGTCGAAGCCGTGGACGTAGGTCAGGGCGTCGCGCTCGGCGATCTCCACGGCATGACGCCGTGCTTCGTCGAACGTGCTGCCGTGGATGACGACACGCGCCCCCAGCGCACGGCAGTTGGCGACCTTCACCAGCGGCGCGAACTTCGGCATTACGACCGTCACATCATGCCCGAGGTCACGGCCGTGGTACGCCAGCGCCTGGGCATGGTTCCCCGCACTCGCCGCGATGACGCCGGCGTCATTGCCAAGCTGCGCGAGCTTGTTGCGTGCCCCGCGTTCCTTGAAGCTACCGGTCGCTTGGAGGTAATCGAGCTTGGCGTAAACGGTGCAACCACAAAGTCGGGCCAGCGCGTCGGACTGATGGCAAGGCGTCCGCAACACTGCCTCGCGGACGCGCTCTGTAGCTGCACGGACATCGTCGATAGTGACGGGCATGGCATTGAGGCTATCGCGTCTTCAACCGGGGAAGAACCGCCCGACAGGCGACTTGTCTCAATGCGGTGAAGTTTCGTTGTTGCCGTGGTGACCCGTTATTGTGGCGAGGATGATCAACGATTCCGACATCGCTCAGCTTCGAGAGGCCGGGACCAATGGGGACAACTTCGACGTCTCGACCGACGATATCATCGCGCGGTTGCGTAAGTGGGATGAGCTTTACGGCATCAGGATCGATGACGTCGCGTTCGATCGCCTGACGGTTCATTTTGAGAAGCTCCCCGAGGACACCCGGGTGCTTGCCGACGAAATCTATGGCTTTTGTCCCGACACGGTGGATCAGCACTTCGGTTGCGTCGTCGAGATGATCGATGCCGCCGAGGACATGGGAATGGACGTGCCTGAGAACATCACCGAACTCATTGAGGGCGTCGACCTCGACGCCCCCGACTACGGCGTCGAGTTGCTGCGTAAGGACTTAGTCAACACGAAGTCGGTCGGATTGTGGTGGGATTAAACCCGCTCTTCACTGCGATTTGATCAGGCTTCGTCGTCCTCGTCCCCGTCGATCTTCGCCAGGGCGACGAGTTTGTCGCCTTTGCCGACGTTCATGAGTTTGACGCCGGCGGCGGCGCGGCTGTATGCGCTGATGCCTTTGACGGCGGTTCGCATGAGGATGCCGTCGTTGGTGATGAACATGACGTCTTCGTCGCCGTGGACGACGAGCATGCCGACGACCTTGCCGTTGCGGGCGGTCATGCGGATGTTCTTGACGCCCTTGCCGCCGCGTTTGGTCTTGCGGTACTGGGTGACGGGGGTGCGTTTGCCGTAGCCGTTCTCGGTGGCGACCAGGACCATGGGCACGCCGGTATCGGTGATTTCGCCCTCACCTTCGTCGTCGGATTCGTCCGACTCAGGCATGGGAGGTACGACGATCATGGCGACAACTTCGTCCTTGGTTGCGAGGTTGATGCCGCGGACGCCGCCGGCGTTTCGGCCCATGGCGCGGACGTCGTTCTCGTCGAACCGCACGGCCATGCCTTCCTCGGTG encodes:
- the pyk gene encoding pyruvate kinase; the encoded protein is MTRTKVLATLGPATSDVDTLLDLFKAGADLVRLNFSHGTLDDHLQILRNVREAAARHDRPVAVLGDLCGPKIRLGQVRDTDGDDSGVQINVGDTLILQRQDILGDREDDNTIRASCTYPQLIDDIHVGHRVLIEDGLLRFICIDQSANALHLQCNVGGRLKSRKGINLPATDLNLPSITDYDWQCVEWAIKNELDFLALSFVRQPNELQQLREHLQYNNSPIDLVAKIEKGEALEQIDAIIAASDALMIARGDLGVEVDVARVPIIQKDLIRKCQTAGKPVIVATQMLQSMIENASPTRAEVSDVANAIFDGADAVMLSGETSVGKFPIGAVHVMNRVAEQTERYLIDNPELDTSARPNVRAMRLSNAIASGVRQLVKELGPKLVVVYSQTGDTARIFSKHRLPVPLVALSSNHRTLRQMALHFGTLPIEMPAPPDLRTLVGCIDELLISHDLAANGDRTVIVAGASMGTPGAMNGVVVHTVGAKLHDV
- a CDS encoding DUF4253 domain-containing protein, with the translated sequence MINDSDIAQLREAGTNGDNFDVSTDDIIARLRKWDELYGIRIDDVAFDRLTVHFEKLPEDTRVLADEIYGFCPDTVDQHFGCVVEMIDAAEDMGMDVPENITELIEGVDLDAPDYGVELLRKDLVNTKSVGLWWD
- a CDS encoding polysaccharide lyase, which codes for MRCPQLAILSLILLAGGNRTASGDVLLSQDFSDAGLGQYTDAEMRSAFPEVPWTQGFNEGRATIVDDGRKGHGLEMFYPQGTFGPGQGGGQAPLQFADGAVYDELVFSYSAMFRDGFDWQKGGKLPGLASGWQASGGNAADGTNGFTARMMWRTGGKLVQYVYHMDTPGGFGEDFTWQLDGEDVLLETDRWYDFRTRVKLNTPGEADGEIESWLDGERALHVTGLRFRTVNGVMIDNVYFSTFFGGGDDTWAPDNDSRIVFDNFLVVDPDRRRAAVPEPAVIGFAALAVPLTLVRRRRISPV
- the ilvA gene encoding threonine ammonia-lyase — its product is MPVTIDDVRAATERVREAVLRTPCHQSDALARLCGCTVYAKLDYLQATGSFKERGARNKLAQLGNDAGVIAASAGNHAQALAYHGRDLGHDVTVVMPKFAPLVKVANCRALGARVVIHGSTFDEARRHAVEIAERDALTYVHGFDDPAIVAGAGTTALEILEDVPEPDAVIVPVGGGGLISGVGLVMKALAPNCRLIGVEADSAPTLQAALAHGGPTPVEVTPTIADGLAIAQLGQLNYDICKGVVDQVVSVDEAQTARAVLQLMEKEKAVVEGAAATSLAALTGPLCEELAGRTVVILLCGGNVDASVLARVIERGLAADGRLCRFVCRTSDRPGSLAKLLNILGEVGVSVKDVQHDRSFGPPDIGRVDIALTLETYDADHIEQLRAALKANGIAHTQLSHLGEPVD
- a CDS encoding VOC family protein — protein: MPHSRITGLHHVAVFVKNIDASVKFWTDTFGFAEKLRWTAGDKPAVMLDTGDGNYLEFFQTPDAPDRGDNWKNDEALAHVALRCVGLDEMLEKARAAGCRVLMERADVNIDNAAKASPSQVPIRIAFFTAPDGVVVELFENDLT